The Stackebrandtia nassauensis DSM 44728 genome includes the window TCCCGTCCTCGACGCGCACGAACGCGCCGAACGGAACCAGCTTGGTGACCTTGCCCGGCACGATCTGGCCGATGGCGTGGGTGCGGGCGAACTGGCGCCACGGGTCTTCCTGGGTCGCCTTGAGCGACAGGGAAACCCGCTCGCGGTCCATGTCGACCTCGAGCACCTCGACCTCGACCTCTTTGCCGACCTCGACGACCTCGCCGGGGTGGTCGATGTGCTTCCACGACAGCTCGGACACGTGCACCAGACCGTCGACGCCACCGAGGTCCACGAAGGCCCCGAAGTTGACGATGGACGACACGACACCCTTGCGGACCTGGCCCTTGGCGAGCTTGTTGAGGAACTCGGTGCGGACCTCGGACTGCGTCTGCTCCAGCCAGGAACGGCGGGACAGGACCACGTTGTTGCGGTTCTTGTCCAGCTCGATGATCTTGGCTTCCAGCTCCCGGCCCACGTAGGGCTGCAGGTCGCGGACCCGGCGCATCTCCACGAGGGAGGCCGGGAGGAAGCCGCGCAGGCCGATGTCGAGGATCAGACCACCCTTGACCACCTCGATGACGGAGCCGCGCACCACGCCGTCTTCTTCCTTGATCTTTTCGATCGTGCCCCAGGCGCGCTCGTACTGAGCCCGCTTCTTGGACAGGATGAGGCGGCCTTCCTTGTCCTCCTTCTGAAGGACAAGCGCTTCGACCTGGTCACCGGTCGAAACGACCTCGGCCGGATCGACGTCGTGCTTGATGGACAGCTCGCGAGAGGGGATGACCCCTTCGGTCTTGTACCCGATGTCGAGCAGGACTTCGTCCCGATCGACCTTGACGACGGTTCCTTCGACAATGTCGCCGTCGTTGAAGTATTTGATGGTCTCGTCGATCGCGGCGAGGAGGGCTTCCTCGCTACCCAGATCGTCGACTACGACCTTGTCGCCGCTCTCGGCGGCGGTGCTCGACTTGGCGTCGATGCTGCTCGTCATGTGGGCTGGTGCTTTCGGTTACAGGTGGTCACTCGTGCCTTGAGTGCGGGGCCATCTCCCTGGTCCGTGCCGGGGAATGTAGACCTGCTCCATGCCGAGGCCACTGGCACCCACAATCGCTGATCCAGACTACCGTGTCGTCTGGTACCCGCCCCGGCGCACCCTTGCGGGTGGTGGAGATCATGCGTACGCACCGCGACGACCGCCTGGGACCGCCGTCGAAGGCCCCGTGACCGACCGGGGCCATGTCGCGACGGTTACCGGTAGCCGATGCTTCAGTGAACAGTCGCCGCGAGGCTCGAAACCGGGGCGAAAGCGACGGTAGCGTGAGAAACGGTTCACCCCACACCAAGTTCAGGACGAGCGGACGCGTCCCGACCACGAGGTGTCCACTATGGTTTCACGTAGCTCCGTCACCGGGAGATCCCCCGCCACCGGCGGTCACCACATCGGCGAGATCGAGGGGCTGCGCGGCATCGCGATCGTGCTGATCGTGATTTACCACGTGTGGTTCAACCGGGTCTCCGGTGGTGTCGACGTCTTCTTCCTGCTGTCGGGATTCCTCATCACGCTGTCGTTGTGGCGCGGCGCCGAACGCGACGGCCGGGTCCGGCCGCTGGCCTTCTACGTCCGGATCGTCCGGCGCATCGTGCCACCGGCGTTCTTCGTGCTGGTGACCGTGGTGGCAGCGGCCGTCGTGCTGCTGCCGCAGGTGCGGTGGCGGGAGACCTTCACCGATGTGGTCGCCTCGGCGTTGTATCTACAGAACTGGCATCTGGCCGAGAACGCGGTCGATTACCTGGCCTCGCAGAACGCGGCCAGTCCGGTGCGGCAGTACTGGTCGCTGGCGGTGCAGATGCAGTTCTATCTGCTGTGGCCGCTGCTGGTGGCGTTCGCGTTGTTCCTGGCGTCGCGGTTGCGGTTGCGAGCCCGGTGGGTGCTGACGCCGATCCTCGCGGCGGTGTTCGCCGCGTCGTTGGCGTACTCGATCCATTTCACCGCAACGGATCCGACCTACACGTACTTCGACACCTCAGCGCGGCTGTGGGAGTTCGCGCTCGGCGGGCTGGCGGCGGTGCTGCTGCCGTTGGTGCGGGTGCCAGCGGCGGTGGGGTTCGTGCTGGGATGGCCGAGCCTGGCGGCGTTGGCCGCGTGCGGGATGGTGTTCACTCGGGGCGACGAGTTCCCCGGTTGGGCTTCGCTGGTGCCGACGGTGGCGGCCGCGACGTTGGTGCTCACCGCCGGGAGCACCCGGCGGTTCGGGGTGGACCGGTTGCTGCGCACCGCCGCGATGCAGTGGCTGGGCGGGTTGTCGTACGCGATCTTCCTGTGGCACTGGCCGGTGCTGGTGTTCTATCTGGCCCACACCGGAACGGACGCGCCCGGGCTGACGGGCGGTCTGCTGGTGCTGGGGATATCGCTGCCGTTGGCGCTGGGATCCAAGTGGCTGCTGGAGGACGGTTTGCGTCGCTCGCGGATCGGACAGCGTACGACGGTCGGCGGGCTGGCGCTGGGGGCGGGGTGTCTGGTGCTGGTCCTGGTGGCGCTGACGGCGTGGGCGGGGCTGATGCGGCCACGGCAGCAGCCGAGTGACAGCGCCGATGTGGACAGTTACCCGGGGGCGGCGCACCTCGTCAAGGGCGGGCCGTTGGCCGAGCAGCCGTTCATCCCCGACCTGGTGACGGTCAAGGACGACTGGCTGCCCGAGCTCAGCCCCGACTGCTACCAGGACCACGAGGGGACCAAGGCGGTGTCGTGCCGGTTCGGGCCGGAGACCGCGGAGCGCACCATCGCGTTGGTCGGGGGCTCGCATTCGTGGCAGTGGCTGCCCGCGCTGCGCGAGCTGGCCGAGCCGCACGAGTGGAACATCGTGACGCTGACGAAGGTGGGGTGCCGGTTCACCACGGAACCGCAGTTCATGGACGGGGAGGCGTACACCAGCTGCGATCATTGGAACGTCGACGCGATGGCGGAGCTGGAGCGACTGCGGCCCGACGCCGTGGTGACCACGTCGACGGCGACGGCCCGAAACGAGGAGTACACACCGGACGGTTACCTGGAGCGGTGGCGCGAGCTGGACGAGTGGGGCATCGACGTGATCGGGGTGCGGGACACGCCGTTCCCGGGCTTCCATGTGCCCGAGTGCGTGGAGCGGTACGGGCGCGACGCGCCGGAGTGCACGAGGGCGGCGGGCGAGTTCGACTACGACAAGCCAGCGGCGGTCGAGTCGCGTCCCGATGTGCCCGGCAACGTGTCGTTCGTCGACCTGAGCCGGTACTTCTGTGCCGGGGGCGAGTGCCGGCCGGTGATCGGGAACGTGCTGGTGTACCGCGACGACTCGCATCTGACGGCGACCTACGCGCGCACGGTGGCGCCGTATCTGAGCGAAGCGTTGCGAGCAACCCCGCCGCTGACCGACTGACGTCGCCGGGCTCAGTGCGCGGCGGTGTCCCAGTCGCCGCCGGTGCCGACCGAGACTTCCAGCGGCACCATCAGCTCGGCGGCCGAGGCCATCTCGGCGCGCACCAGTTTCTCGACCTCGGGCGCTTCGCCGGGGGCGATCTCGAGCACGAGTTCGTCGTGGACCTGGAGCAGCACCCGCGACTTCACCTTCGCCGCGACCAGTGCGCGGTGGACGTTGAGCATCGCGATCTTCATGATGTCGGCCGCGCTGCCCTGGATCGGGGCGTTGAGGGCGGCGCGTTCGGCCATGTCGCGGCGCTGTCGGTTGTCGCTGTTGAGGTCCGGCAGATAGCGGCGGCGGCCGAACATGGTCTCGGTGTAGCCCGCCTTGCGAGCCTCCTCGACCACCGTGCGCAGGTAGTCCCGCACGCCGCCGAAGCGGGTGAAGTACTCCTCCATCAGGCCCCGGGCCTCTTCGGGCGTGATGCCCAGCTGCTGCGACAGCCCGTAGGCCGACAGCCCGTAGGCCAGACCGTAGGACATCGCCTTGATGCGGCGCCGCTGCTCGGCGTCCACCGAGCCGGGCTCCACGTTGAACACCCGGGCCGCGACGGTGGTGTGCAGGTCCTCGCCGGACTTGAACGCCTCGATCAGGCCCTCGTCGCCGGACAGGTGCGCCATGATGCGCATCTCGATCTGCGAGTAGTCGCAGGTCATCAGGGTCTCGAAGCCCTCGGTGACGATGAAGCCCTGCCGGATCCGGCGACCCGCGTCGGTGCGCACCGGGATGTTCTGCAGGTTCGGGTCTTTTGAGGACAGACGACCGGTGGCCGCGACGTTCTGCTGGTAGGTGGTGTGGATGCGACCGTCCTCGGCGACCTCGGCCAGCAGGCCCGACACGGTCTGCTTGAGCTTCTCGCGGTCGCGGTGCCGCAGGATCGCCTCCAGCACCGGGTGCTGGGTGGTCGCGTACAGCCCGGCCAGCGAGTCGGCGTCGGTGGTGTAGCCGGTCTTGGTGCGCTTGGTCTTGGGCATGCCGAGCTTGTCGAACAGGATCTCCTGCAACTGCTTGGGCGAGCGCAGGTTGAAGGTCTGGTCGACGGCGGCGTGCGCGGCGGCCACGGCCTCGGCCGCCTCGGCGGCGAAGGTGGACTCCAGGCCGGTGAGGTGGGCGACGTCGGCGGTGATGCCGATGGCCTCCATCTCGGTCAGCACCGTCATGACCGGCAGTTCCATGTCGGCCAGCAGACCGGCGGCGTTGTGGCTGGCCAGTTCGCCGTCCAGCACCTCGGCCAGGTCGCGGGTGGCGGCGGCCAGCGCGGCCAGGTTCGCGGCGGCCTCGTTCTCGCCGTCGGTCTCCAGGCCATCCAGTGTGGGCTGCGCGGCGGCGGTGCGGGGGTTCAGTTCCCGGCCCAGGTAGCGGGTGGCCAGCGCCTCCAGCGAGTCCGACTTCAGGTCGGGACGCACCAGGTAGGCGGCCAGCGCCGTGTCACTGGTGACGCCGTCGAGGTTCCAGCCGTGGCTGCGGCAGGCCAGGCCGAAGCGTTTGGCGTCGTGCACGGCCTTGGTGGCCGTGGGGTCGGCCAGCCACGCGGCCAGGGCGTTCTCGTCGGCTTCGTCCAGTGCGGACGGATCGAGCCAGGCGTGGTGTCCGTCGGAGGCCAGGGCCAGGCCCGACAGTCGTCCGGCGCCGTGCTTGAACTCGCCGGTCGCGGCGACGCCGATGCGGCCGGTTCCGGCGCGCGCCGACAGCCAGGCGGCCAGCTGCCCGGGTTCCAGGACCGCGAGATCAGCCTCGGCGACCTCGGTGGCGCCCACCGGTTCGGGGTCCTCGCCGATGCGTTTGTCGGCCAGCTGGGAGGCCAGCCGGTCGCGCAACGAGGCGAACTCCAGCACCGAGAAGATCTCCGAGGTGGCCTCGGCGTCCCAGCCGCTCCAGGCCAAGCCCTCGGGTCGGGAGGCCAGTTCCAGGTCGGTGACGAGCTTGTTGAGCCGGGCGTTGCGCATGACGTCGGACAGGTGGTCGCGCAGCGACTGACCGGCCTTGCCCTTGATGGCGTCGGCGGCGGCGATGACGCCGTCCAGGCCCTCGTAGGTGGTGATCCACTTGGCGGCGGTCTTGGGGCCGACGCCGGGAACGCCGGGGAGGTTGTCGCTCTTCTCCCCCACCAGCGCGGCCAGGTCACGGTAGCGCTGCGGCGAGACCCCGTACTTGGCCTCGACGGCCTCGGGGGTCATGCGGGCCAGTTCGGAGACGCCCTTGACGGGGTACAGGACGGTGGTGTCACCGGTGACCAGCTGGAACGAGTCGCGGTCGCCGGAACAGATGAGGGTCTCGTAGCCCTCGGCACCGGCCTGGTGCGACAGGGTGGCGAGGATGTCGTCGGCCTCGTAGTTGTCCAATGTGATCCATTGGATGCCCAGGGCGTCGAGGATCTGCTGGATCAGCGGCACCTGGCCCTTGAACTCCTCGGGCGTGGTGGCGCGGCCGTCCTTGTACTCGGGGTACTCCTCGGTGCGGAACGACTTGCGGGACACGTCGAAGGCCACCGCGACGTGGGTGGGGGCCTCGTCCCGCAGGACGTTGATGAGCATCGATGTGAACCCGTAGGCCGCGTTGGTGTGCTGGCCGGTGGAGGTGGAGAAGTTCTCGGCGGGCAGCGCGAAGAACGCGCGAAACGCCATCGAATGGCCGTCGATCAGCAGCAGACGCGGTCGAGTAGTCACCCGCAAGACAATAGCGGCCACCACCGACATGATCGGTGGTGGCCGCCGGGCATTTTTTCAGGCCACGCCCAGATAAGCGTCTCGGATGGAGTTGTCGGCCAGCAGTTCGGCGCCGGTGCCGGTGCGGGTGATGTCCCCGGTCTCCAGCACGTAGGCGCGGTCGGCGCGCGTCAGCGCCTGCTTGGCGTTCTGCTCCACCACCAGCACCGTGGTTCCCTGTTCCCGGATCTCGGTGATGATCTCGAAGATCTGCTGAATCAGCATCGGGGCCAGACCCATGGACGGTTCGTCCAGCAGCAGCAGCTTCGGACGGGACATCAGCGCCCGGCCCATCGCCAGCATCTGCTGTTCACCACCGGACATGGTGCCCGCGGCCTGGGTGAAGCGCTCCTTCAGCCGCGGGAACAGGTGCAGCACCCGGTCCAGGTCGGTGGCGATGGCCGCCTTGTCCTTGCGGGTGAAGGCGCCCAGCATCAGGTTCTCGCGCACCGTCATGCCCGGGAACACGCCCCGGCCCTCCGGGGACTGGCTGATGCCCAGCCCCACCCGGTGGTGGGCCTTGACCTTGGTGATGTCCTTGCCCTGGAACCGGATGGTGCCGTGCGCGGCCCGCAGGCCCGAGATCGCCTTCATCGTGGTGGTCTTACCGGCACCGTTGGTGCCGATCAGCGCCACGATCTCACCCTCGCCGACGGTCAGGCTGATGTCGTGCAGAGCCTTGATCCGGCCGTAGTAGACCGACAGGTCACGGATCTCAAGAATCGCCGTCATCGGAACCTCCCTGGTCGTCGCGGTCGGGCATCAGGTCGGCGTCCACGTCGTCCTCGTCGGGTTCACCGAGGTAGGCCGCGATCACCTTCGGGTTCTCGCGGACCTCGGCGGGCGGGGCGTCGGCGATCTTCTGCCCGAACTCCAGCACCACGATGCGTTCGGCGATGCCCATGACCAGCCGCATGTCGTGCTCGATGAGCAGGATCGTGTGGCCCAGGTCGCGGATGCGGCGGATGAGTTCCCGCAGCTCCTCCTTCTCGGCCGGGTTGAATCCGGCCGCGGGTTCGTCGAGGCACAGCAGCTTCGGCTTGGTGGCCAGTGCCCGGGCGATCTCCAGTCGTCGCTGGTACCCGTAGGACAGGTTGCGCGCCACCTCACCGGCCAGGTGCTTCATGCCGACGAAGTCCAGCAGCCGCAACGCCTCGGCTCGGCCCTCGCGTTCCTCGCGCCGGTGCCTCGGCAGGCCGAACAGCGCGCCCACGACGCTGGTCTTGTGGTGCACGTCGGCACCGACCAGGACGTTCTCCATCGCCGTCATCTCCGGGAACAACCGGATCGACTGGAAGGTACGCGCGATGCCCAGCTTCGTGATGTGGTGCGGTTTGCGGCCCGGCAGCTTGGTCCCGTCGAACACGACGGTGCCCGCCGTGGGCCGGTACAGACCGGTCATCACGTTGAAGCAGGTGGTCTTGCCGGCGCCGTTGGGTCCGATGAGCGCCAGGATCTCGCCCTTGCGGACCTCGAAGCTGACCTGGTTGAGCGCGGTCAGACCACCGAACTTCAGCGTCACGTTGTCGACGCTCAACAGCGGCGGGCCGGTCTGGTCCACGTACGGCGCGGCCGTTTCGGAGACAAGGTTGTCAGCCACTGACCTTCACCTCCTTTGCCTCGGCCTTCGCATCAGCCAGTTCCGCGGAACGCCGCGAGGACGGCAGGATGCCCTGCGGACGGAAGATCATCACGACAACGAGCGCGACACCGAACAGCACCTCACGCCAGTCGGCCACGAACCGCAGCCGCTCCGGCAGGTAGGCCACCACGATCGCGCCCAGGATGACACCGGCGGTGTTGCCCTGTCCGCCCAGCACCACCATCGCCACGAACAGGATGGAGGTCTGCAACGGGAAGCTGTCGGAGTTGATGACACCTTCCTTGCTGGCGTACAGCACCCCGGACAGTCCGCCGACTGCGGCGCCGATGGCGAAGGCCCAGATCTTGAACTTGAACGCCGGGACACCCATGATGCCCGCCGCGTCCTCGTCCTCGCGCACCGCCAGCCACGCCCGGCCGACCCGGCTGTTCTCCAGCCGCGCCACACCGAAGATGCAGATGACCACGATGGTCAGACACAGCCAGTACATCGGACGGCTGTCCAGCACGTTCTCGAACAGCGAGCCCGGCGGCTTGGGGATGTTCTGGATGCCCTGCTGACCGTTGGTCACGTCGGTGTTGACCGCGACGATCCGGATGATCTCACCGAATCCCATGGTCACGATGGCCAGATAGTCGCCGCGCAACCGCAGCGTCGGGATACCCAGGATCACGCCCG containing:
- the rpsA gene encoding 30S ribosomal protein S1; amino-acid sequence: MTSSIDAKSSTAAESGDKVVVDDLGSEEALLAAIDETIKYFNDGDIVEGTVVKVDRDEVLLDIGYKTEGVIPSRELSIKHDVDPAEVVSTGDQVEALVLQKEDKEGRLILSKKRAQYERAWGTIEKIKEEDGVVRGSVIEVVKGGLILDIGLRGFLPASLVEMRRVRDLQPYVGRELEAKIIELDKNRNNVVLSRRSWLEQTQSEVRTEFLNKLAKGQVRKGVVSSIVNFGAFVDLGGVDGLVHVSELSWKHIDHPGEVVEVGKEVEVEVLEVDMDRERVSLSLKATQEDPWRQFARTHAIGQIVPGKVTKLVPFGAFVRVEDGIEGLVHISELAERHVEVPEQVVEVGSDAMVKVIDIDLDRRRISLSLKQASEAYVENEEQFDPTLYGMAAQYDDQGNYIYPEGFDAETGEWLDGYDAAREEWERQYADARARWEEHGKQIAERVIKEAPAGAGESADGEKKPAGDKKPAPQQSQSQSAPAEQGPSGTLATDEALAALREKLAGS
- a CDS encoding acyltransferase family protein, whose protein sequence is MVSRSSVTGRSPATGGHHIGEIEGLRGIAIVLIVIYHVWFNRVSGGVDVFFLLSGFLITLSLWRGAERDGRVRPLAFYVRIVRRIVPPAFFVLVTVVAAAVVLLPQVRWRETFTDVVASALYLQNWHLAENAVDYLASQNAASPVRQYWSLAVQMQFYLLWPLLVAFALFLASRLRLRARWVLTPILAAVFAASLAYSIHFTATDPTYTYFDTSARLWEFALGGLAAVLLPLVRVPAAVGFVLGWPSLAALAACGMVFTRGDEFPGWASLVPTVAAATLVLTAGSTRRFGVDRLLRTAAMQWLGGLSYAIFLWHWPVLVFYLAHTGTDAPGLTGGLLVLGISLPLALGSKWLLEDGLRRSRIGQRTTVGGLALGAGCLVLVLVALTAWAGLMRPRQQPSDSADVDSYPGAAHLVKGGPLAEQPFIPDLVTVKDDWLPELSPDCYQDHEGTKAVSCRFGPETAERTIALVGGSHSWQWLPALRELAEPHEWNIVTLTKVGCRFTTEPQFMDGEAYTSCDHWNVDAMAELERLRPDAVVTTSTATARNEEYTPDGYLERWRELDEWGIDVIGVRDTPFPGFHVPECVERYGRDAPECTRAAGEFDYDKPAAVESRPDVPGNVSFVDLSRYFCAGGECRPVIGNVLVYRDDSHLTATYARTVAPYLSEALRATPPLTD
- the polA gene encoding DNA polymerase I, whose translation is MSVVAAIVLRVTTRPRLLLIDGHSMAFRAFFALPAENFSTSTGQHTNAAYGFTSMLINVLRDEAPTHVAVAFDVSRKSFRTEEYPEYKDGRATTPEEFKGQVPLIQQILDALGIQWITLDNYEADDILATLSHQAGAEGYETLICSGDRDSFQLVTGDTTVLYPVKGVSELARMTPEAVEAKYGVSPQRYRDLAALVGEKSDNLPGVPGVGPKTAAKWITTYEGLDGVIAAADAIKGKAGQSLRDHLSDVMRNARLNKLVTDLELASRPEGLAWSGWDAEATSEIFSVLEFASLRDRLASQLADKRIGEDPEPVGATEVAEADLAVLEPGQLAAWLSARAGTGRIGVAATGEFKHGAGRLSGLALASDGHHAWLDPSALDEADENALAAWLADPTATKAVHDAKRFGLACRSHGWNLDGVTSDTALAAYLVRPDLKSDSLEALATRYLGRELNPRTAAAQPTLDGLETDGENEAAANLAALAAATRDLAEVLDGELASHNAAGLLADMELPVMTVLTEMEAIGITADVAHLTGLESTFAAEAAEAVAAAHAAVDQTFNLRSPKQLQEILFDKLGMPKTKRTKTGYTTDADSLAGLYATTQHPVLEAILRHRDREKLKQTVSGLLAEVAEDGRIHTTYQQNVAATGRLSSKDPNLQNIPVRTDAGRRIRQGFIVTEGFETLMTCDYSQIEMRIMAHLSGDEGLIEAFKSGEDLHTTVAARVFNVEPGSVDAEQRRRIKAMSYGLAYGLSAYGLSQQLGITPEEARGLMEEYFTRFGGVRDYLRTVVEEARKAGYTETMFGRRRYLPDLNSDNRQRRDMAERAALNAPIQGSAADIMKIAMLNVHRALVAAKVKSRVLLQVHDELVLEIAPGEAPEVEKLVRAEMASAAELMVPLEVSVGTGGDWDTAAH
- a CDS encoding ABC transporter ATP-binding protein; its protein translation is MTAILEIRDLSVYYGRIKALHDISLTVGEGEIVALIGTNGAGKTTTMKAISGLRAAHGTIRFQGKDITKVKAHHRVGLGISQSPEGRGVFPGMTVRENLMLGAFTRKDKAAIATDLDRVLHLFPRLKERFTQAAGTMSGGEQQMLAMGRALMSRPKLLLLDEPSMGLAPMLIQQIFEIITEIREQGTTVLVVEQNAKQALTRADRAYVLETGDITRTGTGAELLADNSIRDAYLGVA
- a CDS encoding ABC transporter ATP-binding protein, producing MADNLVSETAAPYVDQTGPPLLSVDNVTLKFGGLTALNQVSFEVRKGEILALIGPNGAGKTTCFNVMTGLYRPTAGTVVFDGTKLPGRKPHHITKLGIARTFQSIRLFPEMTAMENVLVGADVHHKTSVVGALFGLPRHRREEREGRAEALRLLDFVGMKHLAGEVARNLSYGYQRRLEIARALATKPKLLCLDEPAAGFNPAEKEELRELIRRIRDLGHTILLIEHDMRLVMGIAERIVVLEFGQKIADAPPAEVRENPKVIAAYLGEPDEDDVDADLMPDRDDQGGSDDGDS
- a CDS encoding branched-chain amino acid ABC transporter permease, whose amino-acid sequence is MLDRMRSVDNRRVGALAAMGRRWRSLSWYWRAAAIVAVLVLFYSLPILNEYYVFPINYLSTDAVSGGTAFDDALVLTSIWVLVAVGLNVVIGMAGLLDLGYIGFFAVGAYTVAIFGSPTSEVATAYPWLALVPIGIALAMVSGVILGIPTLRLRGDYLAIVTMGFGEIIRIVAVNTDVTNGQQGIQNIPKPPGSLFENVLDSRPMYWLCLTIVVICIFGVARLENSRVGRAWLAVREDEDAAGIMGVPAFKFKIWAFAIGAAVGGLSGVLYASKEGVINSDSFPLQTSILFVAMVVLGGQGNTAGVILGAIVVAYLPERLRFVADWREVLFGVALVVVMIFRPQGILPSSRRSAELADAKAEAKEVKVSG